A part of Salmo trutta chromosome 15, fSalTru1.1, whole genome shotgun sequence genomic DNA contains:
- the LOC115149040 gene encoding reticulon-1-A, with amino-acid sequence MAIKVMDLIYWRDVGKTGLVVTGLVTGLASLFQLSSVTMLSYLCISIMCLTFPLRLYYKLLELIQKIPEGVHPFQSYIGDDSSLTDEETVLVVEEVVLMIAFAITEIKRLLFIDSIMDSIKFVVLLYVLTYMGITTNGLTLVIVGVICVFSLPLFYKRMQGRMKRISKAVSVLLRKIKNLFKMLYSKLRPSPATTPATTLTPTPAPKHKHKSK; translated from the exons ATGGCCATCAAAG TAATGGACCTGATCTACTGGCGGGATGTGGGGAAGACAGGGCTGGTGGTCACAGGGCTGGTGACAGGCCTGGCTAGCCTGTTCCAGCTCAGTTCTGTCACCATGCTGTCCTACCTGTGTATCTCCATCATGTGTCTCACCTTCCCCCTACGCCTCTACTACAAACTCCTAGAGCTGATACAGAAGATCCCTGAAGGAGTGCACCCCTTTCA GTCTTATATAGGAGACGACAGCTCTCTGACAGATGAGGAGACGgtgttggtggtggaggaggtggtgctaATGATTGCCTTCGCCATCACAGAGATCAAACGCCTGCTCTTCATCGACAGCATCATGGACTCCATCAAG TTTGTGGTGCTGCTGTACGTGTTGACCTATATGGGCATCACGACCAATGGTCTGACCCTGGTGATAGTTG GGGTCATCTgtgttttctctcttcctctgttctACAAACGAATGCAG GGGCGAATGAAAAGGATTAGCAAAGCGGTCAGCGTCCTCCTGAGGAAAATCAAAAACTT GTTTAAGATGTTGTACAGTAAACTGAGACCCTCTCCTGCGACTACACCTGCCACAACCCTCACGCCCACCCCGGccccaaaacacaaacacaagtcAAAGTGA
- the LOC115149041 gene encoding protein phosphatase 1A-like isoform X1: protein MRTARKGSVEMPAFFRQLVKETEKRVSSFFKGGGHGGAEHTDGEREEVIPSPYLDRPILDKLTEEGCTCWGLTYALCSMQGWRANMEDYHNCVPQLGTGLADWSFFAVFDGHAGNQVAQYVSQHLLDQVLATGGIGPEDHPDRVRGSFTDGFLHTDKHLLTAARREGWERGGTTVTSTLISPRYIYFANCGDSRAMLCQAGQVCFSTEDHKPYSPLERERIESAGGSVSLQRINGSLAVSRALGDFSYKGTVNRPPTQQMVSPEPEVCVVERSPGDEFLVLACDGVWDMVSNEELCAFIQSRLRVCTDLRDVCSQVIDLCLYKGSLDNISIILVCFPGAPQLSAEAIHQEAELEDLLESKVAEIYEELSSQGEEPDLLSVLTVLANTDVPGLPPGGGLQSKRNCIISAYYEKKEAHNPTTPNGLGGSEKLV, encoded by the exons ATGAGGACTGCACGGAAGGGGAGCGTGGAGATGCCTGCATTTTTCCGGCAGCTggtgaaggagacagagaagagggtCAGCTCCTTCTTCAAAGGAGGGGGGCATGGAGGGGCAGAGCACACAgacggggaaagagaggaggtgaTCCCCAGCCCCTACCTGGACCGTCCCATCCTGGACAAGTTGACTGAGGAGGGTTGCACCTGCTGGGGCCTGACCTACGCCCTGTGCAGCATGCAGGGCTGGAGGGCAAACATGGAGGACTACCACAACTGTGTGCCTCAGCTGGGCACAGGGCTGGCAGACTGGAGCTTCTTTGCTGTGTTTGACGGGCACGCGGGAAACCAAGTGGCACAGTACGTTTCACAACACCTGCTGGATCAGGTCCTAGCTACAG GAGGAATCGGGCCAGAGGACCACCCTGATCGGGTGAGAGGGAGCTTCACAGATGGCTTcctacacacagacaaacacctgCTGACTGCAGCCCGCCGTGAGGGCTGGGAGCGGGGTGGCACCACTGTGACCTCCACTCTCATCTCACCACGATACATCTACTTCGCCAACTGTGGAGACTCGCGTGCCATGCTGTGCCAGGCAGGGCAGGTGTGCTTCTCCACTGAGGACCACAAGCCCTACAGCCCTCTGGAGAGGGAGCGCATCGAGAGTGCCGGCGGCTCCGTGTCCCTGCAGCGCATCAACGGCTCCTTGGCCGTGTCCCGAGCCCTGGGGGACTTCAGCTACAAGGGGACAGTGAACCGGCCGCCCACCCAACAGATGGTGTCTCCGGAGCCAGAGGTGTGTGTGGTGGAGCGGTCGCCCGGGGATGAGTTTCTGGTGCTGGCCTGTGACGGGGTGTGGGACATGGTCTCCAATGAGGAGCTATGCGCCTTCATTCAGAGTCGGCTGCGCGTCTGCACTGATCTCAGAGATGTCTGTTCCCAGGTCATTGACCTCTGCCTCTACAAG GGCAGTCTGGACAATATCAGTATCATCTTGGTCTGCTTCCCTGGCGCCCCCCAGCTCTCAGCAGAAGCAATACACCAGGAGGCAGAGCTGGAAGACCTGCTGGAGTCCAAAGTGGCAG AGATTTATGAGGAACTGAGTTCTCAGGGGGAGGAGCCTGACCTGCTCTCTGTCCTCACTGTTCTGGCAAACACTGATGTCCCAGGCTTACCACCTGGAGGTGGTCTGCAGAGCAA AAGGAACTGTATCATCTCCGCCTATTACGAAAAGAAAGAGGCACACAATCCTACTACACCTAAT GGGCTTGGTGGTTCTGAGAAGCTCGTCTAG
- the LOC115149041 gene encoding protein phosphatase 1A-like isoform X2, whose amino-acid sequence MRTARKGSVEMPAFFRQLVKETEKRVSSFFKGGGHGGAEHTDGEREEVIPSPYLDRPILDKLTEEGCTCWGLTYALCSMQGWRANMEDYHNCVPQLGTGLADWSFFAVFDGHAGNQVAQYVSQHLLDQVLATGGIGPEDHPDRVRGSFTDGFLHTDKHLLTAARREGWERGGTTVTSTLISPRYIYFANCGDSRAMLCQAGQVCFSTEDHKPYSPLERERIESAGGSVSLQRINGSLAVSRALGDFSYKGTVNRPPTQQMVSPEPEVCVVERSPGDEFLVLACDGVWDMVSNEELCAFIQSRLRVCTDLRDVCSQVIDLCLYKGSLDNISIILVCFPGAPQLSAEAIHQEAELEDLLESKVAEIYEELSSQGEEPDLLSVLTVLANTDVPGLPPGGGLQSK is encoded by the exons ATGAGGACTGCACGGAAGGGGAGCGTGGAGATGCCTGCATTTTTCCGGCAGCTggtgaaggagacagagaagagggtCAGCTCCTTCTTCAAAGGAGGGGGGCATGGAGGGGCAGAGCACACAgacggggaaagagaggaggtgaTCCCCAGCCCCTACCTGGACCGTCCCATCCTGGACAAGTTGACTGAGGAGGGTTGCACCTGCTGGGGCCTGACCTACGCCCTGTGCAGCATGCAGGGCTGGAGGGCAAACATGGAGGACTACCACAACTGTGTGCCTCAGCTGGGCACAGGGCTGGCAGACTGGAGCTTCTTTGCTGTGTTTGACGGGCACGCGGGAAACCAAGTGGCACAGTACGTTTCACAACACCTGCTGGATCAGGTCCTAGCTACAG GAGGAATCGGGCCAGAGGACCACCCTGATCGGGTGAGAGGGAGCTTCACAGATGGCTTcctacacacagacaaacacctgCTGACTGCAGCCCGCCGTGAGGGCTGGGAGCGGGGTGGCACCACTGTGACCTCCACTCTCATCTCACCACGATACATCTACTTCGCCAACTGTGGAGACTCGCGTGCCATGCTGTGCCAGGCAGGGCAGGTGTGCTTCTCCACTGAGGACCACAAGCCCTACAGCCCTCTGGAGAGGGAGCGCATCGAGAGTGCCGGCGGCTCCGTGTCCCTGCAGCGCATCAACGGCTCCTTGGCCGTGTCCCGAGCCCTGGGGGACTTCAGCTACAAGGGGACAGTGAACCGGCCGCCCACCCAACAGATGGTGTCTCCGGAGCCAGAGGTGTGTGTGGTGGAGCGGTCGCCCGGGGATGAGTTTCTGGTGCTGGCCTGTGACGGGGTGTGGGACATGGTCTCCAATGAGGAGCTATGCGCCTTCATTCAGAGTCGGCTGCGCGTCTGCACTGATCTCAGAGATGTCTGTTCCCAGGTCATTGACCTCTGCCTCTACAAG GGCAGTCTGGACAATATCAGTATCATCTTGGTCTGCTTCCCTGGCGCCCCCCAGCTCTCAGCAGAAGCAATACACCAGGAGGCAGAGCTGGAAGACCTGCTGGAGTCCAAAGTGGCAG AGATTTATGAGGAACTGAGTTCTCAGGGGGAGGAGCCTGACCTGCTCTCTGTCCTCACTGTTCTGGCAAACACTGATGTCCCAGGCTTACCACCTGGAGGTGGTCTGCAGAGCAAGTAA
- the LOC115148243 gene encoding potassium channel subfamily K member 13-like, translating into MLVRCCICAGLAALMARKRSGGCCPRPPLNEDNARFCLLAGFILLYLLCGAAVFSALERPSELHARRLWDQQLANFTLSHQVSLGALHTLLRQYEEANGAGIRVDALRPRWDFSGAFYFVGTVVSTIGFGMTTPATIPGKIFLIFYGLIGCAATILFFNLFLERIITMLAYIMRWCHERRMSRSGVGPVSGVGEPRSEEDSLEGWKPSVYYVMLILGVASVLIACSASSLYCSMEDWSYMDSLYFCFVAFSTIGFGDLVSSQRERYEAQDAYRLGNCLFILMGVCCIYSLFNVISIIIKQILNWILTRLACPGRRCPCSCPKRGLCRRRHRYTDASVETVCNSETDAGMGVDGVAGGRRLSGEMISVNDFTASNKVSLALLQKQLCETAHQGPRQSHVPRHNGFSGGVGAFAIMNNRLQETSVDR; encoded by the exons ATGTTAGTGCGGTGTTGTATCTGTGCTGGGCTAGCTGCACTCATGGCTCGTAAACGGAGTGGAGGCTGCTGCCCCCGGCCGCCCCTCAATGAGGACAATGCCCGCTTCTGCCTGCTGGCAGGGTTTATCCTGCTCTACCTGCTGTGTGGGGCGGCTGTGTTCTCCGCCCTAGAGCGCCCCTCCGAGCTCCATGCCCGCCGCCTCTGGGACCAGCAGCTGGCCAACTTCACCCTGAGTCACCAGGTaagcctgggagccttgcacacACTACTGCGACAGTATGAAGAGGCCAATGGggctgggatcagagtggacgcTCTTAGGCCCCGCTGGGACTTCTCTGGAGCCTTCTACTTTGTCGGCACGGTTGTGTCCACCATCG GCTTTGGTATGACCACCCCAGCTACCATCCCTGGTAAAATATTCCTGATCTTCTACGGCCTCATCGGCTGTGCCGCCACTATCCTCTTCTTCAACCTCTTCCTGGAGAGGATCATCACCATGCTGGCCTACATCATGCGTTGGTGCCACGAGCGGAGGATGAGTCGCTCAGGGGTGGGGCCTGTGTCTGGGGTCGGGGAGCCCCGCAGTGAGGAGGACAGTCTGGAGGGTTGGAAGCCCTCTGTCTACTACGTGATGCTGATCCTGGGAGTGGCGTCTGTGCTGATCGCCTGCAGTGCCTCCTCTCTGTACTGCTCCATGGAGGACTGGAGCTACATGGACTCCCTGTACTTCTGCTTTGTGGCCTTCAGCACTATCGGCTTCGGGGACCTGGTGAGTAGCCAGAGGGAGCGTTATGAGGCCCAGGATGCCTATCGCCTGGGCAACTGTCTCTTCATCCTCATGGGCGTGTGCTGCATCTACTCCCTGTTCAACGTTATCTCCATCATCATCAAACAGATTCTCAACTGGATCCTGACCCGGCTGGCTTGCCCAGGCCGGCGCTGTCCCTGCTCTTGCCCTAAGAGGGGCCTCTGCCGGCG GCGACACCGCTACACAGACGCCTCGGTGGAAACAGTGTGTAACAGCGAGACGGACGCTGGGATGGGGGTGGACGGGGTCGCTGGAGGCCGTCGTCTCTCTGGGGAGATGATCTCGGTGAATGACTTCACAGCGTCCAATAAGGTGTCTCTGGCGCTGCTGCAGAAGCAGCTGTGTGAGACGGCCCACCAGGGCCCCCGTCAGAGCCACGTTCCTCGTCACAACGGCTTCTCTGGGGGGGTGGGCGCATTCGCCATCATGAACAACCGCCTGCAGGAGACCAGTGTGGACAGGTAA